The nucleotide sequence atatataagttatatattatagtttatataaattttacaatatttttgtttttaaataatttcattttaagaattttatttttcatgtattattttgaaaaaaaatgtcatttaatattaattaacattatctttatatatttatcaaccatctttatatacttttacatacagatacatgtgcacattgacctgagcaccttataactaagtatttaccaaaactgaaatatctaatatttttggaagttaaaatattttttttcttaataattctttcactatcgaccaaattgtaataaaatgatttatcttcataattgttttttctatttttttaactattatctgtttagaaactataatatgaaatcattaatttgacatcacgactatctaagattcataacatgaaaacaaataaataatagtattttttcaTTACcagaggaaaaaaaacaaaaacatcaatcattttaaccgaacaaaccaaataaatattgatttaaaatgatagttatatttcaggggactaaaaactaaaaaaacaaccaaaaaccgaactgatatctagattaaacagattaatgtctccttattaaaaaataacgaaactaataatcacattccgtGCAAGGCGCAGGTTATTACCTAGTATAGATTATATTGGAAACAAATAtctaaatcatttttaattaaatgtgtgtaaatgatttgcatattttcattttctggatttattttttttttctggtaaaacacagtaataaaaaaactaaaattagaattattaaaataaagaaaataataagataatattttaataatgggCATGatgcataatatttttaagagcaattctctcaaatagcatttttaattttttgtcacaaaaatagtctcaagaaagaaaatgaccaaaataactcttttttattttgaaaattttaatatttatttttatttttaaatttgaaaccctATCCCCAAAAcaccaccccttaactctaaaccctaagtctagattagttaaccctaaggtaaaaaatacatttttatcctttaataaaacttattttggtcattttcttctatGAGTgctattttgttataaaaattttaaaaggacTATCATAaggaatttttctattttaattgattaatgACATCATTGCAATTAACCATTCTAAATATCAACGTAAAACAACATATAATTTTGATCTCTCAAATaagattataaaataaattcatattaaattaaaaatatatagagaaatatggAAATTTGATGGATGATGTAGTgtctttttgtattttattttttgtcatcagAAGTGTCCTTTTTACTAAAACTTTCATTCTATAACTATTTTAGTTTAGATAGaaattgtttgatttatattgAGCTGTAATTGTTGATATGTTACTTTTGTTATGAACGATTACTTTTaacatttaaacattttttttctcaaccCATTATATTATACTGATAAAAACATTACAAGATTAAGTCCAAGAAACAATATAGTTTTGCTTAGTAATTCTAGCTATCTtaagccctttctcaaaaaaaaaaaaaaaaaaaaaattctagctATCTTAGCAAGGGCATCAGCAGTAAAGTTAATTAGATCCCAATTTTTGTAACAGGACTTAAAGTTCCAAAAAGGCTGAGCCTTTGTGTTCTCGATCTTTAAATCATCATGAAGAGGCTTGTAGAGTGTTTACGAGTCTCCACAGAAGGTGACAACCTTGAAGCCTAACCTCTTGATTTGAATGATTGCTGTTCTTAGTGCTTCTGCTTCAAGCCTTCAACCTCAAGTGGATTGACTCGCCATAGGGTTCACTCCCGAGGATCCTTTAATAATTTGTTTACCTTCCTTATCATGCAGTGGCCATCCGATGCCTGCCGGTTGGTTTTTTGAAGTTCATGATCCATCTTCAAAGTCCAGCATGGCCTTGACGTTCAGTGATAGTCACTGATTATATATGTCAGTTTTGTCACCAACGATTacttaattttttcaaaaaattatgtaatcaaaatctaaaattttactgATATTAGAAATGAAAGTTCAACAAATAGGATCTATAGGAAAGGACAACTTAGTTTAGTTCATGAAAGGAAATTaagaaatacaaataattaaatatattctGCTGTAATACTGAATAGTTGTAAAGCACACGGACTctttaactaaatatataatttaacttcTCAAGTGTTGCTCCCATGTGATATGCAAATTTCATCTCTATAAATAGACCAAATGGCCTAAGCTGGTTATGCGTCAACACATAAACATACTCATCTTCgactatatattataaattacaaatttatttttctaattctCGTCTGGGATATTTTATCAATGGCGCGAATTAATGTTTACCTTTTTGCATTTATCTTGCTTTTGACTATCAAACAAGAGTTTTGTTCCGTTGAAGGCCGAACACTCGCTAAGTCCACCGTTGTTAAGGCTGAGGAAATCGGCGCTGATGGCTCTGTG is from Brassica napus cultivar Da-Ae chromosome A4, Da-Ae, whole genome shotgun sequence and encodes:
- the BNAA04G13640D gene encoding precursor of CEP3, whose protein sequence is MARINVYLFAFILLLTIKQEFCSVEGRTLAKSTVVKAEEIGADGSVPLLPSAEPLQPPPSHGVDTFRPTVPGNSPGIGHSVHN